The following are from one region of the Deltaproteobacteria bacterium genome:
- the rimO gene encoding 30S ribosomal protein S12 methylthiotransferase RimO, with the protein MTTELTDAPARRRTMRMVALGCAKNLVDSERVAGNFARSGYRLIETGPADVVVVTTCGFIAASAQESVDTLLEEIEFKKRGDTTLLVAAGCLPDRYRTELVDELTDLDLVIGVREMTKLAELADQWFLERHRLWEFSSRGLNDPVEGERLLSGPFWATYLKISDGCNQGCTFCTIPRIRGAQRSIPIPELVAEARSLADQGVVELSLVAQDLTSYGIDLDGRRQLVALLDELAMVEGLRWVRLMYAHPAEFGDEVIDAIASNPVVVPYLDVPFQHIADPMLASMNRHMDRAGHERLLARLRERVPGIAIRTTLVVGAPGESEADFEDLLAFVERARFDHLGAFAYSREEHTPAYRMTPQIDPDIAKERLDRLMRLQQRVSAEKLAERVGQEVEILVEEELAAERGDRYRYAGRCVFQAPDIDGITFLAAPRGVMLEPGDIVRGRIDDSSEYDLFATVTSSAD; encoded by the coding sequence ATGACGACGGAACTGACGGACGCGCCCGCGCGGCGGCGCACCATGCGCATGGTTGCGCTGGGCTGCGCCAAGAATCTCGTGGATTCGGAGCGCGTTGCCGGCAATTTCGCGCGCTCGGGGTATCGCCTCATCGAGACCGGTCCCGCCGACGTGGTCGTCGTGACGACCTGCGGATTCATCGCGGCGTCGGCGCAGGAATCGGTGGACACGCTGCTCGAGGAAATCGAGTTCAAGAAACGCGGTGACACCACGCTCCTTGTCGCCGCGGGATGCCTGCCCGATCGCTACCGCACCGAACTCGTTGACGAACTCACCGATCTGGATCTCGTGATCGGCGTCCGCGAGATGACCAAGCTGGCGGAGCTCGCCGACCAGTGGTTTCTCGAGCGGCATCGGCTCTGGGAGTTTTCGAGCCGCGGTCTCAACGACCCGGTCGAGGGTGAGCGGCTTTTGTCAGGCCCGTTTTGGGCGACCTATCTGAAGATCTCCGATGGCTGCAACCAGGGCTGCACGTTTTGCACGATTCCACGCATCCGCGGCGCGCAGCGGTCGATTCCCATTCCCGAACTCGTCGCCGAGGCTCGATCGCTCGCCGATCAGGGCGTCGTCGAACTCTCGCTCGTCGCGCAGGATCTCACCTCGTACGGCATCGATCTCGACGGACGCCGTCAGCTCGTGGCGCTTCTCGACGAGTTGGCAATGGTCGAGGGGTTGCGCTGGGTGCGTCTCATGTATGCGCATCCGGCGGAGTTCGGCGATGAGGTGATCGATGCCATCGCGTCGAACCCCGTCGTCGTGCCGTACCTCGACGTACCGTTCCAGCACATCGCCGATCCGATGCTGGCGTCGATGAACCGGCACATGGATCGCGCCGGGCATGAACGCCTTCTCGCACGTCTGCGCGAACGCGTCCCCGGCATCGCGATTCGCACCACGCTCGTCGTCGGCGCACCCGGCGAATCCGAAGCCGACTTCGAGGATCTGCTCGCATTCGTCGAAAGGGCGCGTTTCGATCACCTCGGCGCGTTCGCCTACAGCCGCGAAGAGCACACGCCCGCCTACCGCATGACGCCGCAGATCGATCCCGACATCGCGAAGGAGCGACTCGACCGGTTGATGCGTCTGCAACAACGCGTCTCGGCCGAAAAACTGGCCGAGCGAGTGGGGCAGGAGGTCGAGATCCTCGTTGAGGAAGAACTCGCGGCTGAGCGCGGCGATCGATATCGCTATGCCGGGCGCTGCGTCTTTCAGGCGCCGGATATCGACGGCATCACGTTCCTCGCCGCGCCGCGAGGCGTGATGCTCGAACCGGGCGACATCGTTCGCGGACGGATCGACGACTCCAGCGAATACGACCTCTTCGCCACGGTCACCTCGAGCGCGGATTGA